The following coding sequences lie in one Carassius carassius chromosome 1, fCarCar2.1, whole genome shotgun sequence genomic window:
- the LOC132091934 gene encoding gastrula zinc finger protein XlCGF57.1-like isoform X2, whose protein sequence is MKVKEERQDLNEVEENHQDQKDAEEQSVNYSETERSCSQSSIQITDVKKPYSCSQCGNTFKHKRSLVYHTLVHAGIKPFSCSQCGKSFTQKKQLNDHVLVHSPEKPFSCSQCGNTFTRKANLKSHMRSHSGEKPFSCSQCGNTFTCKGSLKNHMLIHAGIKPFVCAQCGKSFVQKGHLKIHLVTHSSKKPFTCSECGRSFTQKNQLNDHVYSHSTTKPFSCSHCGKCFSLEKKLNEHVRIHSSQKPYICLQCGNSFTRKASLNNHLIIHTGKKPFSCSQCGNTFKRKGCLKNHMLIHAGIKRFTCAQCGKTFTQKGHLKVHLITHSTEKPFTCSQCGNTFKRKECLRYHMLIHTGKKPFTCSV, encoded by the coding sequence ATGAAAGTGAAAGAGGAAAGACAAGATCTGAATGAAGTGGAGGAGAACCATCAGGATCAGAAAGATGCTGAAGAACAATCGGTGAATTACTCCGAAACTGAAAGGAGTTGCTCACAAAGCAGCATTCAGATAACTGATGTTAAAAAGCCTtacagctgctctcagtgtggaaacactttCAAACATAAAAGAAGCCTCGTATACCACACGTTAGTTCATGCTGgaataaagcctttcagctgttctcaatgtggaaagagttttacacagaaaaaacagCTTAATGATCACGTGCTTGTTCATTCTCCAGAAaaacctttcagctgctctcagtgtggaaacactttCACACGTAAAGCAAACCTTAAAAGTCACATGAGAAGTCATAGTGGGGAAAAGCCTTTCagttgctctcagtgtggaaacactttTACATGTAAAGGAAGCCTGAAGAATCATATGTTAATTCATGCTGGAATAAAGCCTTTCGTCTGCGCTCAGTGCGGAAAGAGTTTTGTGCAGAAAGGACACCTTAAGATTCATTTGGTAACTCACTCTTCAAAAAAGCCTTTCACCTGCTCCGAGTGTGGAAggagttttacacagaaaaatCAACTTAATGATCATGTTTATAGTCACTCTACCACAAAGCCATTCAGCTGCTCTCATTGTGGAAAGTGTTTCTCATTGGAAAAAAAACTCAATGAGCATGTGCGTATTCACTCTTCACAAAAGCCTTACATCTGCCTTCAGTGTGGAAACTCTTTTACACGTAAAGCAAGCCTTAACAATCACCTGATAATTCATACTGGGaaaaagcctttcagctgctctcagtgtggaaacactttCAAACGTAAAGGGTGCCTTAAGaatcacatgttaattcatgctggaATAAAGCGTTTTACCTGTGCTCAGTGTGGAAAGACTTTTACACAGAAAGGACACCTTAAGGTTCATTTGATAACTCACTCTACAGAAAAGCCTTTcacctgctctcagtgtggaaacactttCAAGCGTAAAGAATGCCTTAGATATCACATGCTAATTCACACTGGGAAAAAGCCTTTTACTTGCTCTGTGTGA